One Kallotenue papyrolyticum genomic window carries:
- a CDS encoding SDR family NAD(P)-dependent oxidoreductase: MSQLDGRVALVTGASRGIGRAVALELARRGAAVAMAARSTAELQATAAQIEAQGRRALALAADLDEAQAAEALVRQTREQLGPISILVNNAAIVGPFGATWEVDREEWERALRVNLVAPFRLARLVIPEMLRTGWGRIINVSSGAARNPMERAGAYSVSKAGLDMLTRQLGIELADSGVTAVSVYPGVVDTAMQTAIRSQPPEVIGPAMAQRFHDYHQRGLLQLPERPARLIAALAGDAGARFNGQIVDIRSPEGEALLAEG; encoded by the coding sequence ATGAGTCAGCTTGACGGGCGCGTGGCATTGGTCACCGGCGCGAGCCGCGGCATCGGACGCGCTGTAGCGCTGGAACTGGCGCGTCGTGGCGCGGCTGTCGCCATGGCGGCGCGCAGCACTGCCGAGCTCCAGGCCACTGCCGCGCAGATCGAAGCGCAGGGCCGTCGTGCACTGGCGCTAGCCGCCGATCTGGACGAGGCGCAGGCCGCCGAAGCGCTGGTACGCCAGACGCGCGAGCAGCTTGGGCCGATCAGCATTCTGGTCAACAATGCTGCTATCGTCGGACCGTTTGGCGCAACCTGGGAGGTTGATCGCGAGGAGTGGGAACGTGCGCTACGCGTCAACCTGGTTGCGCCCTTTCGGCTAGCGCGGTTGGTGATTCCGGAGATGCTGCGCACCGGCTGGGGCCGCATCATCAATGTCTCCTCAGGCGCGGCGCGCAACCCCATGGAGCGCGCGGGCGCCTACTCGGTCTCCAAAGCCGGGCTGGATATGCTGACCCGTCAGTTGGGGATCGAGCTGGCCGACAGCGGCGTGACAGCGGTATCGGTCTATCCCGGCGTGGTCGATACCGCGATGCAGACGGCGATCCGCAGTCAGCCACCAGAGGTGATCGGGCCGGCCATGGCCCAACGCTTCCATGACTACCACCAGCGCGGCTTGCTGCAACTCCCCGAACGCCCGGCGCGACTGATCGCGGCGCTGGCCGGCGATGCGGGCGCGCGCTTCAACGGCCAGATCGTGGATATTCGCTCGCCCGAAGGCGAAGCGCTGCTGGCGGAGGGGTGA
- a CDS encoding Mov34/MPN/PAD-1 family protein — MTPAQIGQLLMQAAAGDEEACGVLIGRREPHIRVEAVLAGQNLHPMPARHFLLDAATLLHADAVARATGREIIGFYHSHPRGTALPSLADRRAAWPGYVQVIIGTTRQGRRYLCAWIIAADGAFTPLTIAPSSNRPAPE; from the coding sequence ATGACGCCTGCGCAGATCGGGCAACTGCTGATGCAGGCCGCGGCCGGCGACGAGGAAGCGTGTGGCGTTCTGATCGGCCGGCGCGAACCGCACATACGCGTTGAGGCCGTGCTTGCCGGCCAGAACCTGCACCCGATGCCCGCTCGTCATTTTCTGCTGGATGCCGCCACGCTGCTGCATGCCGATGCTGTTGCGCGCGCTACTGGCCGCGAGATCATCGGCTTCTACCACTCCCACCCACGCGGCACGGCACTCCCCTCGCTCGCCGACCGGCGCGCTGCCTGGCCGGGCTACGTGCAGGTGATCATCGGTACCACGCGCCAGGGCAGGCGCTATCTGTGCGCCTGGATAATCGCTGCCGATGGCGCCTTCACCCCGCTCACCATCGCGCCATCCAGCAACAGGCCAGCGCCGGAGTAA
- a CDS encoding Dam family site-specific DNA-(adenine-N6)-methyltransferase, whose protein sequence is MTSLSAAMSSLPPPLKWAGGKRWLVPTLLPIWQAHRQRRLVEPFVGGLAVALGLQPQRALLNDTNPHLINFYRWVQRGLQIDLELRNERELFYRYRQRFNELIRSGQQASAEAAALFYYLNRTGYNGLCRFNRRGEFNVPFGRYRAIRYLTDFRHYQAVMQPWTLSCSDFVALPLERDDLIYADPPYDVPFTAYSPGGFGWSDQVRLAEWLAAHPGPVIASNQATPRILELYTRLGFSIRILEAPRAIACNGDRRPALEMLATRNLGVADRL, encoded by the coding sequence ATGACGTCGCTTTCTGCCGCTATGTCATCGCTGCCGCCGCCGCTCAAGTGGGCCGGCGGCAAGCGCTGGCTGGTGCCCACGCTGCTGCCGATCTGGCAGGCGCACCGGCAGCGCCGCCTGGTCGAGCCCTTCGTCGGCGGGCTGGCGGTGGCGCTGGGTCTCCAACCGCAGCGCGCGCTGCTCAACGACACCAATCCCCATCTGATCAATTTCTACCGCTGGGTGCAACGCGGGCTGCAGATCGACCTGGAGCTGCGCAACGAGCGCGAACTGTTCTACCGCTATCGGCAGCGCTTCAACGAGCTGATTCGCAGCGGGCAGCAGGCCAGCGCGGAGGCGGCAGCGCTGTTCTACTACCTCAACCGCACCGGCTACAACGGCCTGTGCCGTTTCAACCGTCGCGGCGAGTTCAACGTGCCCTTTGGACGCTACCGTGCCATCCGCTACCTCACCGATTTCCGGCACTACCAGGCGGTGATGCAGCCCTGGACATTGTCCTGCAGCGATTTCGTGGCGTTGCCGCTCGAACGCGACGACCTGATCTATGCCGATCCGCCCTATGACGTGCCCTTTACGGCCTACAGTCCGGGCGGCTTTGGCTGGAGCGATCAGGTGCGGCTGGCCGAGTGGCTGGCCGCCCATCCCGGCCCGGTGATCGCCTCCAACCAGGCCACGCCACGCATTCTGGAGCTGTACACGCGGCTCGGTTTCAGCATCCGCATCCTGGAAGCGCCACGCGCCATCGCCTGCAACGGCGACCGCCGGCCTGCGCTGGAAATGCTCGCGACGCGTAACCTGGGAGTGGCCGACAGGTTATGA
- the pepF gene encoding oligoendopeptidase F: MSTAVPPRSAIAPEHTWDTASVFPSDEAWEEEFRLVELLLPTFDRFRGRLGTDPAILADYLEAAEQLMQRVGKVYLYASMQYSVNTTDQDAVARYDRALGLYARAGATLAFAEPEILRIDSQRLTEWIERLPRLAIYEHYFDTIRRRRPHIRSGEVEELLNQVQEPFRTATRIHGIFVDADLRFRPARSSDGEELPVMQGNINQLLSHADREVRRSAWESYADAHLAVKNTLATCLAAGVKQHVFLARARRYESCLHAALEPNHIPVEVFHNLIETYRRHLPTWHRYWRIRREALGYAELHPYDIKAPLTREKPVVPFERAIEWISEGMRPLGEEYVTIMRRGLTEERWVDRYPNIGKRMGAFSTGVPGTRPFILMSYADDLYAMSTLAHELGHSMHSYYTWQHQPLVYSDYSLFVAEVASNFNQALVRAYLLREHRDPDFQIAVIEEAMSNFHRYFFVMPALARFELEIHQRVERGEGLTADSLIRLMADLFREGYGDEVVVDPERVGSTWMQFSTHLYANFYVYQYATGISAAHALAEGVLEGRPQAAENYLRFLKAGGSLYPIDALRLAGVDMTSPEPVERAFGVLARYVDRLEHLLQERAARHA, from the coding sequence TCCGCGGCCGGTTGGGCACCGATCCGGCGATCCTGGCCGACTATCTGGAAGCCGCCGAGCAGCTTATGCAGCGTGTTGGCAAGGTCTATCTGTACGCCAGCATGCAGTACAGCGTCAACACCACCGACCAGGACGCGGTCGCGCGCTACGATCGCGCACTGGGCCTGTACGCGCGTGCCGGGGCGACCCTGGCCTTTGCCGAGCCCGAGATCCTGCGCATCGATTCACAGCGTCTCACAGAGTGGATTGAACGCCTGCCGCGGCTAGCGATTTACGAGCACTACTTCGACACGATCCGCCGCCGTCGCCCACACATCCGCTCCGGCGAGGTCGAGGAGCTGCTCAATCAGGTGCAGGAGCCCTTTCGTACCGCTACGCGCATCCATGGCATATTCGTGGATGCCGATCTCCGGTTCCGCCCGGCGCGCTCGTCGGATGGCGAAGAGCTGCCGGTGATGCAGGGCAATATCAACCAGTTGTTGAGCCATGCCGATCGCGAGGTGCGGCGCAGTGCCTGGGAGAGCTATGCCGATGCCCATCTGGCCGTCAAAAACACGCTGGCAACCTGTCTGGCGGCGGGCGTCAAGCAGCACGTCTTTCTGGCGCGCGCGCGACGCTATGAGTCGTGCCTGCATGCCGCGCTGGAGCCCAACCACATTCCGGTGGAGGTCTTCCACAACCTGATCGAGACCTACCGTCGCCACCTGCCGACCTGGCACCGCTACTGGCGCATCCGCCGCGAGGCGCTGGGCTATGCTGAGCTGCACCCCTACGACATCAAAGCGCCGCTGACGCGCGAAAAGCCGGTGGTGCCCTTTGAGCGCGCGATCGAGTGGATCAGCGAGGGCATGCGTCCGCTGGGCGAGGAGTATGTGACGATCATGCGCCGCGGCCTGACCGAGGAGCGCTGGGTCGATCGCTATCCCAACATCGGCAAGCGCATGGGCGCATTCTCCACCGGCGTGCCGGGCACGCGGCCCTTTATTTTGATGAGCTATGCCGATGATCTCTATGCCATGAGCACGCTGGCGCACGAGCTGGGCCACTCGATGCACTCGTACTACACCTGGCAGCATCAGCCGCTGGTGTACAGCGACTACTCGTTGTTCGTGGCCGAGGTGGCTTCCAACTTCAATCAGGCGCTGGTGCGCGCCTATCTGCTGCGCGAGCACCGCGATCCCGACTTCCAGATCGCCGTGATCGAAGAGGCGATGTCTAACTTCCACCGCTACTTCTTCGTCATGCCGGCGCTGGCGCGCTTCGAGCTGGAGATCCATCAGCGCGTCGAGCGCGGCGAGGGCCTGACCGCCGACAGCCTGATCCGGCTGATGGCCGATCTGTTCCGCGAAGGCTACGGCGATGAGGTGGTGGTGGATCCCGAGCGCGTGGGCAGCACCTGGATGCAGTTCTCGACCCATCTCTACGCCAACTTTTACGTCTATCAGTATGCGACCGGTATCTCCGCCGCGCATGCGCTGGCCGAGGGGGTGCTGGAGGGGCGTCCGCAGGCGGCCGAGAACTATCTGCGCTTCCTCAAGGCCGGCGGCTCGCTCTATCCTATCGATGCGCTGCGACTGGCGGGCGTGGATATGACCTCGCCCGAGCCGGTGGAACGTGCCTTCGGTGTGCTGGCGCGCTATGTCGATCGGCTGGAGCACCTGCTGCAGGAGCGCGCTGCCAGGCACGCATGA